The following DNA comes from Ricinus communis isolate WT05 ecotype wild-type chromosome 10, ASM1957865v1, whole genome shotgun sequence.
TCTGAATTCAGCTCTTTTGTGGTCACCATATTCAGACCTTCTGCGTTGTCCATCTTGTACAGCTCTTCTGTGGACGAGCATGGCTGGCTTCCATTTTTTGTTGTCTTTACTTACAGACCCGTCTCCACCCATAGcagaaggaaagagaaaaagatgagaGAAAGATGAAGAATAAGAACGGTGATATTAGATGCTTCCAAGGAATGTGAAAGAGAGCAATTTATAGGAGCTTCAGAAAATCAAAAAGGCATAAACGCTTGCTCTTCTTTCTAGTTGGCCAACTGgtgaaatgataaatattagaaaaccaaaGCACGATCTGCATATTAAAGGATTCTTGTAAAACGTCTTGTTGGGACTCGATGCGATGGAGATATCGGTATTGACAGTCATCGTCCTTCATTCCAGAGTTTTACATAACAGTCTCTTCGGGTTCTTCACATCACAAGTACTGATTTTTTCAAACTCGAAAATAACAAGTCTGCATGCTTTCAATACATCAATTCTCTCCTTCATGCTTATTAATAGCTTTTCTAGTGATTTGTTGTTCCTTTAGTATAACCCCACCGTACGTTTTCACATGTTAACTTTTACCTGCAATGAAAATATCTAGACAAGATTGACCGACTCTTTACGTAAATGTTGATATTCAATCTTCGTGAAGATAAAATTAACAACCTTGTGAGAGGGTTCAGGATTGCAACAAAAATGTgcaaatgaaacaaaaatacTCACTATGTTTCCACATCAGAAAGCATTCTGAAACATAGGACTGAACCAAGGAGCACAATGTGATGTCAACAAAATTTAAGATAACTAATTTGAAGTTACAAAGAATTTGAGAGATTTGCAACAAATTGctacaacaaaaaaaaaaaacaacaacattAGAGCTAGTTCTTTGGTATGTTTTTCCCAACAATCTTAGCTGGTGCAATTCGTAGAAGATTTCCTGGCTTACCAGGGAGAGCACCTTTGATCATCACAGCACGGAGATCATTATCTATTTTAACAATCTTGAGCTTTCTGATCTTTGTTTTGGTTCCACCCATCCTACCAGGCATCTTCTTCCCCTTATATACACGTCCAGGTGTTGTTCCAGCACCAATAGACCCCAACGCTCTATGACTCTTGGAGCCGTGTGTCATTTGCCCCCTTTTAAAATTGTGCCGCTTAATTCCACCTGTTTGTAattgtaaagaaaataagaaggaATTAGACATCATTTCATAGGGAATTCTGAATTATCAGTACATCAAAAACATACTATTCAAAACCGGCAAGATACGAACCTAAAATTGATCAATAGGATAGCAGAGCAGTATTGAAACAGATGTGAAACATAGGACACTGATTTAACATTTCATGACAAATTATGGTGTTATGCACTACTGAAAACAGGCTCACCATGAAATTGCAACCGCAAACCTTTTGTGACTTGTGAAGAATACTATTATTCTGAAAACATGAAGACTTTTTGTAAGGAATGCTATTGTTCTGAAAACCAGATGACTTGACTTGTGCACCACACCCTTCACAACACAAATACATGGACATGCATAACTGCTGAGCCTGGAGCCATCCTTAGTGGAAGTTCAATTAACCACATCAAGAAAAGGACCTTTTGAGAGACCCATCAATGCCGTAAAGACTTCTTTCCCCAGTTAACAGTTAGTACTCTACTACTCTCCAACTaagaatgagaaaagaaaagaaaagagaagcaCTTTGCTCTAGTAGAAAATGCTTGAGACAGTTATGTTTCCTCATACTTCTCATGAAGTGCAAAATGGCTGCAAGTGCCAAGATGCGTGATGGCATGAAGCGAATGAAATGCTACATAATATCTGATTAAACACAGTAAGAATTGTAGCAAGTTAATCCCTTCCCATGAAATCAATACACTAAAACAACCTCAAATTAAACAGAACAATccaattagaatttcttttacaaGCCCAACACTCATAAACTCAGCTTTCTGGTTCTCAGATTACAACTGTTGCCAAATTTAACAATATCTTTAAAATCCTAACATTATAATACAACTTTCCATCTCCCATTCCCACAGCCACTTGCGTTGAAAAAACTATGTGCCAGACTGTAGCTCGTAATAATTTTTGGgtattcaaaattattattttggcttgaaataaaaataattaaatcagaGAAAGATGCGCCAACAAACAGAAACCAAGGAAAAGTAAACCGCATTGTTTATTTTCATCAGCAGAGAACATTGCAATAGGTCCCTTGTCTACAAGAACAGCAAATATTCAACTTTAGAAACTGTACTGTCGTAAGTCTTAACATTTTCCTGAAATCCACGAACTCTTTGGCTGCCCATCCACAAGATTCCATTGTGTTGAATAACTCAAGCAGACGCAACAAACATACATTTTAAGCGCTTCTAAGGTTACCTTcttgaaaacaacctcatattTGAAGCTCACATATTACCATTTCCTTTAACATCCCAAACATTGCCATATAGCACATAAACCACCAAACGACAAATTAAACACAcaatggaaaagaaataaaaaagaaaagagcaaACCTTGAAACCCTTTGCCAATGGTAATTCCAGAGACATCGACAAGATCCCCCTCCTTAAAAATCTCCTCAAGAACCAACTTTTGCCCAACTTCAAACCCATCAATATTCTGCAACCTAAACTCCTGCAAGTGCCTCATAGGTATAACACCAGCCTTTTCTAAATGACCCAACTCAGGCTTTGTAAGCTTTCTATCCCTAATCCTTCTATAACCAACCTGAACAGAGTCATATCCATCGGTAGCTTCAGTCTTAATTTGAGTCACAATATTTCCTTCTCTAAAACCAACTACAGTAACAGGAACAACAGTCCCATCACTCTCAAAATAACTCATCATACCAAGTTTAGTACCCATCACACCGATTCCAGCTTCCATGCTCATTGCCACAATGGAAAGGCCAGATGTTTTGGTTCCATTAGTGCAAGTAGTGACATTTTTGAGAAATGGGCTTTTGCTAATTGGTGAAAGGAAGTTACTTTTTAAGGAAATGGTTATCGAGGTGGTTCTGGTTTTAACAAGTGATGAAGTGCAATAGCACTGGGTTACTGGAGAAATAGCTGAGATTGGCAtctttgatattaaaaaagaaaaatagttaaagGAATTGGGtttggagaaaataattcaattattcATTCGGTGGAAAGAGGAGAAAATGGAGAAAGCAAAacagagaaagaaaggagCAATCTTTCTTATCCTAAAATCCTTTTAATGGTGAGGAGGGAGAGTCAGGATACTGAGCGATGCAGACCATGAGTTAATGTATAACCTTATCAATACAGCCGTCGGATGTATTGGCTTCGGGTACATCCCACCGTTGATAAATCTTTTACCTATCACCATCTGCATTTTcccctttttatttaatagattaatgtatattttaatttatatcatttcttttctttttatgcttaAGATTTTAGTACGCAAGAATTTTCTTTGTATACAATTAATGtgaaatggtttaattttgtAGTTTTGTACCTCTTATATGATTCTTAATTATAAGTGAATCTCTGTCAAATACTAGAGGTGTTGATATCCTCTCCCTCTTAATGaagtctttatttttattaagtagAAAGTTTGGATACTAagaaaattattctaattttgattgtatacaaaaaaaaaaaagaagaagttaaaattcaatccaaaaataaaatgatatcaaCTTTAGAAgagtaaattaaattaaaactttgAAAGACTTTGATGGAGTTTAAAAGTCAGtatgtatttaataatgattttaaaaaattttgatttctgaattttatattattgactTTTATtgacataaatttttatataattttgatgaCTTTTTATGCATTactatgaataaaattttttaaaatatttcttttacttttcatcaaattttaatagacttttttaaaaaaaaaaaaattttcttctttttaaaatttcatgtattattgttttcatttctctttaatatattctttgtcttaaaagatataaaaaatgatgaaactttagaagttaaaaattatttactaataatatttttttatactctcacaaataaaaaattaattaaaaaattttaatttaattttaaaaaagccTCATAAAAActatgaatttaaaatgaaacatTTAATGAATTGTTTTGACCAAACAACCCCACCATTTATAgacttttagattttaatagaaagattatttagataatttttctGTTGGTAAGTATAATTGTTagtttaagtatttatcaaataatttagtaagtatgattattattggtttaaatatttatcaaacaagtataaataaaaaataacaagtaACATAAATTTGATGGTTTAATTGAACAAAGAAACTGTAATatgataatttcatttaaaaaaattattttctcgataaaagaaatagtattgatattgtgaaataaaaaatttaaaactggtatgaatttaatacaataatgaaataaaatctgTTATTTTGCATATAACATTATGTAGAATAATGTTTaaagtaaacaaaaaataataaacgcataaactctataaaaattattaaaaattcaaaaactcttcaaaaataattcatttaagaaaaatttataattaaatacatcCTTCTTAATTTGTATACTATTTTCAAGAAATATTTTCCATGCATCACTgtttgattatataatttctgatttttatattttcagaaCCAACAACTGACGTGTTATTGAGAAAAACaaatagatttaataattcattagatgaataattaaataggtTTTTTTAATAGACAATGGGTTGCTTCAGTCActtatatgaatattttattatacacaaatagaaaatagatAAATCATATGCATGGCCTCAAACTGAATCATCATTT
Coding sequences within:
- the LOC8282021 gene encoding 50S ribosomal protein L3, chloroplastic, which produces MPISAISPVTQCYCTSSLVKTRTTSITISLKSNFLSPISKSPFLKNVTTCTNGTKTSGLSIVAMSMEAGIGVMGTKLGMMSYFESDGTVVPVTVVGFREGNIVTQIKTEATDGYDSVQVGYRRIRDRKLTKPELGHLEKAGVIPMRHLQEFRLQNIDGFEVGQKLVLEEIFKEGDLVDVSGITIGKGFQGGIKRHNFKRGQMTHGSKSHRALGSIGAGTTPGRVYKGKKMPGRMGGTKTKIRKLKIVKIDNDLRAVMIKGALPGKPGNLLRIAPAKIVGKNIPKN